A stretch of DNA from Bos taurus isolate L1 Dominette 01449 registration number 42190680 breed Hereford chromosome 25, ARS-UCD2.0, whole genome shotgun sequence:
TCAGTCCCCCTAGAACTCCCCACCGTCCCCACCAGCCTCCCCAGTCACGGGGCCAGGCTGACCCAGATCAGCCCGTTGCATGAGCAACTGCGAGTGTGCTGGTGGCTGGTTACATGGCTTGGTTGGGCCGGCCGGTGACGGACGTAACCTCTGCGTCTAAGCTCTGGGGGCCGAGTGCGGTGAGGAGGGGCAGCCCCCCGACACGCCGGGAGCACGGGGCTTTCTGGGGTCTCTGGTCACAAGCAGCATGACCCCGTCTCTCAGACCGACAGGAGCCGCCCTGGGGGCAGCCGGCGCCAGCGCCAGACCTGGACAGGACCCCTCAGGCGGCTGCTCTCTCTGCACCCCAAGCCTGCAGGCTGCTGGCCTCTGTCCAGCCTGAGGCCTCCACCTTCCTTCCCCACCATGGCGGCCCCTTTCCAGACCAGACACCTGCTCTTCCAGAAACCCTTCCAGACTCTTCCCAGGCAGAAGTATTCACCCTCCTCTGGGCCGCCCGGACCCTTGCCACCCAGAGCTGGGTCACCTGCCAGCTTTAAGTGAGCCCCTCTGGAGGGGCAGTGGGGAAGAAGGTCAGGTCCCCTGCTGGGCTCCAGCAGGGCGCACACAGGCGGCGCTCAGTAAGTGCGTGTATCGTGTGTGCCTGCCTTCGAGCAGGGCCGCAGTGACGTCTGGCTGTGCTCTGGGACTGGGCCAGGGTCGGACAGCTGGAGCCGCATCTGTCAGCCTGCAGCATTCCCGGGAGGGCCTGTGCTCTGACAGGTGTCCACTCGGGGTGCACCCCCCACTCCCGCATCTCTCCAGGTGCTCGCCCCTCCCCAGGGATTCCTGCTCAGGGGGTGCTCCCGGGGCCGACGTGTCCTCCCGGCCTGACCCATCCGGCCAGCTGCCCTCTCCCCAGGGCAGGCACCTCTGCTGTGGCCGCTGTTGTCTGATGCCCTGTAAACAGCCAGCGTTCTCTCTGCAGCGGCAGCAGGGAGATGCCTAGCCCTGCCTCTGACCAGGACGGGCACccctcactgtgtgaccttggacaaggcccccagccctgccagccGGGGGCCGGCCCCCATCCCTacccccctccctgccccggcCACTCTGGGCACAGCCTCGTGGTCTCCAGCCCACTCACGTCTCTGGGTTCCTTGAGCTGTCCTCCTGGACACCATGACAGGGCGAGGAGCTGCCCAGAGCCAGGGAGCCCGGGGCCCATCTGGTCAAGCAGGGTGGGGCGGCGTCCTCAGAGGGGGCTCAGTCGGAGGGGCTTGCCGAGGGGGCCGTGAGGAGGCCCCATGGGCAGGACCTCGTGGGGTCACCTGGGTGCAGAGGCCAGGATGGACAGACAAGCCCTGTCCCAGCGCTGGGCCCTGAGCGAGCCACGGACTGCTGCAGGGTCTGCAAGGTGCCCCGAGGGAGACACGGAGGAGGGGAGTGAGTGTCCTGTCCCGGGGGTGTGCAAGCAGTGTGGCCGACCAAGACTGCTCCCCGCCCCCGCTCCTTGCCTGGCGTCTCCAAGGCTCCCACCGCCTCGGTGCTCAGGCGTCTGTGTCAGAAAGAGTGAGTGGGTCCGCCCTGGACGCGGGGGCAGGGCAGGCCCAGGAAGAGGGCCAGGCCCCGACCCCTGCAGGGAAAGGAGGCCGGAAGGGTCAGCACCCCGCAGAGGGGTCAGCTGTCCCTGGGGGCTCCACCCCCAACATGGACCGAGGATGGGGGGGTGGGCACAGGGCCCCCCACGTGGCCAGCTGTACACGTGGCTCCCAGACGGCGTCTTGTGCTCCAAGCCTTGCTCTGCTGGAGGCACCTGTGACCTTGGCAGCAGGCAACCCTGGAGCCAACTACCTCGATGGACCTGGTGCCAGCTGGAGGTTGGGGTCCAGGCTTCTGCAGAGACTTTGAAGAGTCTGGTGTTCATAAATGCACTCACACCTCTCCCACCAGATTTGGGGCCATGGCTGGAGGGCTGAGGCAGGACTGCAGGGCCAAGGGGCCAGCTTGGGGGCCCCAGGGGCCTGTGGTATCTGGATCTCAGGGCTCACGCCCTGCAGCTGGGTCTCCAGCGGTTGGAGGGGCCCCAGCCCTCCCCAGCTCACCCTACTCCCACTGAACCCTGCCAGCCACATGCAGGGTGAGGTACATACCTACCCACCCTGTGTCCAGCTCCCTCAACCCTTTCTGCCCCATCCACACCGCCTCTCAAAGCCACTCCCCAGCCCAGGGTTGGCTTCCCCGTCTCCCAAGGGCCTCAACCTGCCCCAAACCCAAGGTCACTCACACCACACATCTTGCCCCAAGTCCCAGAGGAAAAACCACTGCAAACAAGCattggggtttttttcttttgcagaattatttttttttagtagacatagtctttttttttttcctttctcattttacagCAAACATTGcaaatatagaaatatttctcTATACAATAGGACGACAGTGTATagtgggggcagggctggaagGCACACTCCCGGCCCCCGCCACCCCTGGCCGTCTGCAGGCacagccctccctgcccccaaggTCCCGGGAGCTCCGGGACCCTCCCGGAGACCACCTGGCCGCCTGCGTTCGCTCTGGCCCTCTCTGGTGGCGGCGACGAAGAGACGGACTAAACAGAATCCACAGAaagccacggacagaggagtcgtGCGGGGACCAGGTGGCCACACCCCCCACATAGAGCGTTTTACGTCTTTtaaagagaactttaaaaaaaaaaaagaagagaaggcagagaagaatcaaaagataatgaaaaaaatcccctcccccgccccccatcccTAAGACACAGTTTTCGGAagtcccttgtgtgtgtgtgtgtgtgtgtgcacgcgtgtgtgtggACGGGCCCCTCACACCAGCGAGAACGTCTCGGCAGGTGCACACGCTCAGCCACGCGCCCCTCCCGTTCGGCCTGCCggtgccccctccccactttgcCCGCAAAGCccagggcttcagcagttgtggggggggggggggtgtgtatgtgtgtgtgtgcacgcgcacgcgTGTGCACCGTGAGTctctgtgcgtgtgtgcgcgtgcgccGTGAGTCTCTGGGTTAGCTGCAGTGTCCTCTGGCCGCGCGCGGCCCGCTCAGGACTTGTGCTGCGCAGACACGCCCTTCCAGTAGTCCAGGATGTCGTGCAGGTCCTCGTCCTTGGCGAACTGCACCTTCCGGCGCAGCGCGTGGCCGGCCGCCACGCACTCCCCGGCGTCCCGGTGCCGCGGGCGGCTCAGTCTGAAGCGGGCCCAGAGGCTGCGGGAGGCGCGGCAGGCGTACTCGGGGCTGGAGGCGTAGCTCAGGTGGCGGTACTGCGGCGAGAGCGGCGCGTAGGCCAGGTCGCGGGGGCGCGGCCGCGTCAGCGGCTCCAGGATGGAGGCCTTGCGGCCGCCCAGGCTCTCGGGGGGCGCGGGCGGCGCGGGGGGCTCCACAGGGTGGGGCCCGGGGTACGAGTGCCGGTGCTCCCCGTACTGCCGGCCCTTCTCGGGCTCGGGCCGCAGCACGGCTGCCGCGGGCGTCACCGTGAGGATGGCCTCCGCCGCGGGCGAGCCCTTCTCGATGTACTTGGCCTCGTGCAGCGCAGGGGGCTCGGCGCGGTAGGGCCGCGGGCTGCGGGCGGAGCCGCTGGACGAGGAGCTGGCCCGCGGGGCCCCGGGGGCGGCCTCCAGGCTGTGGTGCCGCTGCAGGCCGCAGGCGTCCTGGTAGGCGGGCGCCAGGAAGCCGCGCTTGCCGGCCAGCGGCTCGGCCGTGGACACGGCGCCCGGCTTGCCGCCCTGGAAGGAGGTGGCCTCGGCCTTGAGGGCGTCGATGCAGTTGTTGATGATCTGGTTGACCTTGTCCACCTCCTTGGCGATGGTGGAGATCTCAGCCACCGAGCTCTGGCTGTCGGGGCCCGGCCGGCCCTGCTCCCCCTCCCTGCGTTCTGCCTGCTCTGCCGCACGCACCTCCATGTAGCCGCCCTTGCTGCCCTTGGGTGTCCCGCTGCCCTCCGCCAGCTGGTACTGCTCCACCTCCCCGGGGGCGGCGGGCAGGTATGGGATGCGGGTCACCGCCTCGGGGCCCAGCAGCGGGCCCTGGGACAGCGGGGCCAGGCCTGGCGCCTCCAGCTCAGGCCCGTACTTGAGCTCGATGATGGTCTTCTTGAGGCTGCCGGCCGCTGCCGCCGCCTGCTTCTGCTTgccctcccgccgccgccgccgccgcaggcAGTAGTAGACGGCGCCCAGCACCACCACCATGCCGAAGAGGCAGCCCAGGACGGTCATGATGTAGTGGGTGGCCGTGGAGGGGCTGGGCACGGGGCCCGGCGGGCTAGGCGGCTGCGGCAGGCAGATGGTGAGGCAGGTGTGGTTGTGGTGCAGGCCCGAGCTGCTGGACACCACACAATAGGTGTAGTTGGTGAGCGCGTACAGGTTGGTCAGGCGGATCTCCTCCTGGGCCCGGGTCAGCCTGGACACGGTGGACGACTTGCTGTTGTTGAAGTGCTCCAGCGTGTACATGCGGGTGAAGGGGCTGGGCAGCTGCACCGTGATGGTGGCCGAGTTCTGCGTCAGCTGCTTGACCTTGATGAGCGGGCGGGCCTCGGCCTGCGGGGCCAGCGTGGGCAGCGCCACCAGCGGCGTGGTGCCGTCGCCGGAGAAGCACTCGTCCTCAGCGCAGGGGGCCTCGCTGGGCTCCGCGGGCGGCacggggggcggcggcggcgagcgGCCGGGCGGGGGGCGGCCGGGCGCCGGGCGGGTCTCCGCCGCATACGGGCCGTCAGTGCACACAGACTGCAGCTTGCCCAGGATGCTGCGCTGGCCGTGGCGGCCCTGGCCCAGCAGGAAGTAGCCGGAGTAGAGCGGCGGGGACTCGCACTGCACGCGGTCGTGGGCCTGCGTAGCGTTGGCGAAGGCCGCCAGCCAGCGCAGGAAGCCCAGCAGCTCGCAGGAGCAGTAGAAGGGGTTGCTGTAGAGTTCACACACCGAGAGCCGCGCCAGGCCCGCGAAGGTGGCGCTGTGCAGACGCTGGATGCGGTTCATGGACAGGTCCACGTTGACGATGTTGGGGCACTCCCAGAAGGCGCCGGGCGCCACCGCCTCAATAAGGTTGGCCTGCAGGTACAGGTACTCGAGCTTGCCCAGGCCGCGCAGCACGCCCTCCGTCAGGTTGCGCAGCCGGTTGTAGCCGAGCTGCAGTACCTGCAGGTTGAACTGGCCCGAGAAGGCGCCGTCCTCGATGTAGCCGATCTCGTTCTTGGTGAGGTTCAGGTACGTGAGGTTGCCGAAGCGGCTCAGCGCCGCGTACTGCACGCTGCGGATGCGGTTCTCGTTGAGCCGCAGGTCCACGATGGTACTGTTGATCTGCTGCGGGATGGCCTCGTAGGGCGGCTGGTTCTGGCTGCAGATGGCCAGCCACACGAAGCCCTTGTCACCCTCGATGAGCCAGCAGTCTCCGCGCACCAGCCCGCCCGCGTGCAGCAGGGCGGCcgccacacacacccacacccacggCGCCTCCCACCCGCACCCAGCCATTGGGACCCGCCTGCGGGGGCTGCCCGCTCAGCCTGCCCAGGGCGCGGGGTGGGGGCCTGGGCGGTGGGGTGCGCGGGAGGGGAGGACGCCCGTCTGCTCAGGACCGTCCCAGGCACATGGCCACGCGGCCCACGTGCTGCGAGGGGAGCGCCTCCCTCACGGCTGGCGGCCTCACTCCGTCCGCCCGTGTCCGGCCGGGGCCTCGGCCTGCTTCCCCATCGGTCCAGCCGATCCTGCGGGAGACGAAAGGGGAGATGGGTCAGCAGGCCTCCCGATGTGCACAGGTCCGGTGCAGGCCTGCACCAAGCCCGTGGGATGTGGAGGCACGTCCGGGGTGTCACTGATGAGGAAGGGGAGCTGGGAGGCTCAGCGGGCAGTTCTCTGACCGGAGGCAGGCGTCCACCGCCGCCTTGACTCATGGGAACCCAGCGCCGAGCCAGATAGGTGGGCACGCCAGGGTCAAGGCTGCCGTCACTCAGCCAGGGGTGATGGGGGTGACAGGTGCCCCGCTATGCACCTTAGGTGGGGCAGCTCTGAGCCCCACCCTGGGGCCTGAGCTGGGGTGGAGGGAAGCCCTCCTGAGCTCCTCTCAAGGGAGGTGAGGACGCTGCACTCCGGGTCTGCTTCCTCCAACGAGCTGCGGACCCTGAGGCTGTCACCACCGAGTTGGGTCCCGGCAGTAAGGACTGGGAGGATGGTGCCCCCGGCTCAGCTGAGGACACTGCTGTGGCCCTGACTCCTCCCCCCGACCCCACCCAGCCCTGGGTCTTGGCTGTGAACGAGCACCTTGCTGTCTGCTCCCCCCAAACCCTGAGCTTCTCTAGAGCAGGGACCCCCGATCACACACTCAATCCCCGCCCCACGGAGCCCGCGTGTGCGCGGAGATGTGGCCAGATGGCCGCTGGGTGGGTCCTGCTCCCCAGGACCCCACGGCCGTCTGCAGGactctcccctctgcccctcgTATTTCTCCCGCAGGACGGAAGGATGGGGGTGTGTTTGCTTGTTACTGTTTGGATTTACAGCGGCCTCTGTAACCGCTCTGTGGCCTGGCAGGCAGCCAGCTGACTGTATTTCACAGATATTGACGTTTGCAACTAGTCTGCACTGAGGCGGTTtaaattaggagaaaaaaataatgatgtgCAATGGATTTCTCTCTCTTCAGAAACTTCATCAAGAACAGTTCTGACCTCGCTCCTGAGGATGAGCCTTTCTGATTTAAAGCAAGGGGAAGGGTCagcaggggtgggtgggagaagGTCCTGGCTTGGCCCAGTGCTGCCGTGCGACCGCCAGGAAAGCTCGGGCCCTCTCTGGGCCGGACCAGAAGCGGAGAGGGTAGGCCTGGGGCTCGCTCGGACCCCTCCCCTTGGGGAGCACCCCGGGGGTCCCCATGTGGTCGTCTCCTGACATGAAATCTGCACCCCCTGGGGCATCCTGGGGTGATCGCCGCCACCCggcacccccccacacacacacacctgccccaTCGTCCCGGTGCTGAGACTGGGGTCGCTCTACTGCCCAGAGTGGGCAAGCAGCTGGGCCTGTGCCCTGGGCTGCAAGCCATCGGGCAGCAGGTGGATGGGAGCACCAGGCGTGTGCGGAGCCCAGCTAGGAGGCGCAGCCTGGTCATAATCACTTTTAATCTCTTGCTCAAAATAACCCAAAGTCAAGTTAAGGAGGATTACAGGCCTAAAGAACCCTTATCTCAGCGCGTGGGGTGATGGGCTGCCCAGCCTTTGCCGCCCCCACACCTGGCACACCTAGGTGTGCggtggctgtgtgtgtgcacgcacacacacgctgGGACCTGTGTGTGCATGGGCCTGTGTACCTGGAGGTGGATGCAGCCTCGCCCCAGCACCCAAGGGCGTGCCGGCAGCTGGTATCCAGCCAGGCAGGGCACCCCGCCTCCCACCTGGGTGTGAATCTAGGGACTGTGCTCGTTTGGCGCCTGGAGGTGCTTCTAGGGACCAGCCTCACCCCGCGGGCATCCCCTCCCTGAGGCCTGTGAGACAAGGAGGCGTGGCTGGGTCCTGCCCACCGACTGGTCCGGCCCAACGGGCTCCACTGGGTCAGCCCGCCCTCAGCCCGTGAGCTCCCCTGCCCCCAGAGCCTGGGCTGAGCAGGAGCCAGGCTGGGGAGATGACACCTCGATGACAGTGTGGGTGTCACAGAGGTCCCCCTGCGGTGTGCAAGAGCTGCCTCTGCCCCCATGACCATGGCCTCCGAGGGCCCCCGAGGGCTGCACACCTCACCTCGGGGCAGCGGGGGGTGGGTGGAGGTGACGGGGGAGAGGGCTGCGGTCAAGGTCGCCCATGAGAGGCCGGACAGCAGGTGCCTCATCCCCGGGGGGCCCCTCGGGCACCGTGTGCAGCATCACCCTGAACCCCAGGCTGCAGGGCGGGCCAGGACCCCAACCCCAAGGACTGGGGACCTCGGGGAACAGCTGGCCGACGACCTAGGAAGGTTCAGAGAGTTCCCCCAAGCCGCCCCCACCGCCCCTCGGGCTCCCAGTCCCCCTTGTTCATCCACATACCCCCTTACCAACCCCAAGCTGTCCTCCCGCCTGCTCGCCCCCTCGCCCTCTCCGGGGTCCCTGCGTCCCCGCCCCACCGCACCTGACGTGGGCCCCCGGCCACCCACAGTGCCCGCAGACCACGCCGGTGGGATGGGCCACACATGCGCTGCCCGGCCAGATGACCCGCTCTTGGATGGGGCAGGGCGCTGGCAACACAGCTGGGCGGTGACGGCGTTGGGCACAATTCTAGAACCTTCCTCGGGGAGACAGCAGGACTGAACAGCCTCAGGCCTTaccccctcccctgccttcctccccagggCTGTCAGCGGTTCCATCCGTCCCCGACTGTCTGGGCAGCATCAGCACCCCCATCCCAGGCTGCCTGCTGCTCCAAGGGGCGCCTTCCTGTGCGTTCAGGTCTCAGCCCCTGCGGTGGTCTCCCCACCCTGACCCCTCACTGTCCCCGCGTATCCCCACGGTGGTCCCCCCACGTGTCCCTGCAGTGGTCTCTCTGCCTGCCCCCGCGGTGGTCTGTCCACCCCCAGCAGCCACAGTGTTCTCTCCATGTGCCTGACCCGCTGCCCTCACTGCCCTGGGCCCCAGACTCAGACATAGCTGCTCCCCTTCAAGCTCAGACTCCCGATGGGGTGCGTCCTGCCCCCCGCACTCCTCACACAGAAACCAAGTTCTGTCCTCAAGTCCCCCCATCCAGGCCGCACGTGCCCAAGCCCAAGACAGCAGTGCCCATGCGGCTCCCAGCCGTGATGCTTGCTTCCCGCCACACCCACTGGGTACTGCCCAGGCCCAGTCAGCCCCTTCCCTTGCTGGGATGAAGCCCACTGCCCCACCCACACTCTACCTGCCAACAGCCCGGGGATGGGGAGAGCCTCATGGGACCATGCCATCCACACCCCAAAGGACAACCATCCTTCCCCACGGGGAGCAAGACCCAGGCCCCCCACACAGACCTGCCAGGGCCTGCCCAGCACCCTCTGCCCTCCAGCTGCCCCCGCACGGCCGTTCCGCCCAAGGGCGCATCCTGCTGCTCATGAGAAGAGACCCCTCCTCTTCAGGCGGGGGGATCGCAGGCCAGCGGCCTCCCCTCTGAACAAGCTCTTTTGTCCatcaccctcctccctctctgcccatcaccatctcctgacgGCTCCTTGTCCTCTTGGTTCATTTTCTAGACAAAGGTCCTCTGCCTGCTGGGATGTGAACTCCAGAGGGAAGCGTCCAGTCCACGCCATGACGCCCCAGGCCCCGAGCAGTGCCCAACGCATGGGAGCCGCCAGGCTGGACAGCGGTGGGCACACctgctccatttcctcatctgagaCGGGGAGGAGTGCCCAGCTCACAAGCACCAGCTGCTTTGGTTTCACGGGGCCAGCGGGAAGTGCCCCTACGCCCAAGGGCCACCCTGGCCTGAGTCCTGGCAAGACCAGGGTGCGTGACGTGCCCATCCTGTGCCCAGGGAGACGCAGCCCCCAGGCACGAGTGCTTTCACAGCCATCGGGTCCGCAGGCCACCCGGTGGTCCTGCAGGTGAGGGGACGGCACGGCCATCACACCGTCCGGGCCCCCCAAAGCCCCCTCAGCTGCCGTCTCGACGCCAGCCCTGTCCCCGAGGAGGGGCCCAACGGGGATGGTGAGCGTGAGCCCCGCGTCACATTCGCTCCATCACGTCAGTGCTAGCCTGGGTTGCTGCTAATGAAGTGAAGAAATACGGTGGTTCCAGGCTTTTAAACTTCTTACGACTGGATTTGCATAATCACAGGCGCCGTGCGGGGACAGAAGCACCTGTTTATAAGCCACAGGGCGCGGATGAGGGCCAGGCTGGCTGAGGAGCCCGCCGACCGAGAAGGGGGGACTCGGCGCCTCCAGAGGGCCGCGCGGGCTGAGGGCGAGGCGCAGGGAGTCATGTACCCACCACCTCCTGCCATGCCCAGTTCTGCCAACAGATCACATTAACAGCTAACATTTGCCAGGCTCTGCAGCCTGGCGCTGCCACAGAGTCTGTGAGTCGTGGGGGGCACCTAAGGGCAGTGGGGGCCACAAGGCAGATGGTGTGACCTGGACCAGCCACGTGGCCTGCCCACAAGAAAGCGCGGAGCCAGCTGGGACCGCAGGTTCCCAGGCCGGGACGGGCGCACCGGCCATGCCGTGCTCCGGCTCTGTGACTACGGGCTGCTCacccaacctctctgagcctgctaCCTCCTCAGTCAAACGTAACAGGGAGGCCAACGTGACCGGAGGCTCCCCACGCAGGGTGCTCTGTACGCCCTGGTCTCCTCTGCAGCTGCCCGCCTTGCGGACAGGGAGGAACCCTGGGAAGCACTCCAGCGGGCCGGTCCCCCCGTGTGCCCACAGGGGGCGGTCTCAGCTCAGCACCCACCCAGAGCCTGCCCTCGTCCGCCCCCTGCCTCCCTGAGTCCCCATGGAGGCTGCCATGGGCTACCACAGCGGGTAGCTTGGCA
This window harbors:
- the ELFN1 gene encoding protein ELFN1 isoform X1, whose protein sequence is MAGCGWEAPWVWVCVAAALLHAGGLVRGDCWLIEGDKGFVWLAICSQNQPPYEAIPQQINSTIVDLRLNENRIRSVQYAALSRFGNLTYLNLTKNEIGYIEDGAFSGQFNLQVLQLGYNRLRNLTEGVLRGLGKLEYLYLQANLIEAVAPGAFWECPNIVNVDLSMNRIQRLHSATFAGLARLSVCELYSNPFYCSCELLGFLRWLAAFANATQAHDRVQCESPPLYSGYFLLGQGRHGQRSILGKLQSVCTDGPYAAETRPAPGRPPPGRSPPPPPVPPAEPSEAPCAEDECFSGDGTTPLVALPTLAPQAEARPLIKVKQLTQNSATITVQLPSPFTRMYTLEHFNNSKSSTVSRLTRAQEEIRLTNLYALTNYTYCVVSSSSGLHHNHTCLTICLPQPPSPPGPVPSPSTATHYIMTVLGCLFGMVVVLGAVYYCLRRRRRREGKQKQAAAAAGSLKKTIIELKYGPELEAPGLAPLSQGPLLGPEAVTRIPYLPAAPGEVEQYQLAEGSGTPKGSKGGYMEVRAAEQAERREGEQGRPGPDSQSSVAEISTIAKEVDKVNQIINNCIDALKAEATSFQGGKPGAVSTAEPLAGKRGFLAPAYQDACGLQRHHSLEAAPGAPRASSSSSGSARSPRPYRAEPPALHEAKYIEKGSPAAEAILTVTPAAAVLRPEPEKGRQYGEHRHSYPGPHPVEPPAPPAPPESLGGRKASILEPLTRPRPRDLAYAPLSPQYRHLSYASSPEYACRASRSLWARFRLSRPRHRDAGECVAAGHALRRKVQFAKDEDLHDILDYWKGVSAQHKS